Proteins encoded within one genomic window of Nitrospiria bacterium:
- a CDS encoding DUF1778 domain-containing protein gives MRSTRIEERGKRNITINLRASRKQRTLIDHAAETVGKNRSDFMLEAACREAGKVLMDRKYFVLDEKTFKKFSEELDKPVGKNVQLRRLLASKAPWEK, from the coding sequence ATGAGAAGTACAAGAATCGAGGAACGCGGAAAGCGAAATATTACGATAAACCTGCGTGCAAGTCGGAAGCAGCGTACGCTTATAGACCACGCCGCAGAAACGGTGGGGAAAAACAGGTCTGATTTTATGCTTGAGGCGGCGTGCAGAGAGGCAGGTAAGGTGCTAATGGACCGAAAATATTTCGTTTTGGATGAGAAAACCTTTAAAAAATTTAGTGAGGAACTAGACAAGCCGGTCGGCAAAAATGTCCAGTTGAGGCGTCTTCTGGCATCAAAGGCTCCCTGGGAGAAATGA
- a CDS encoding GNAT family N-acetyltransferase, producing the protein MTRTAEKISEPERLTPKHKISKFDCGVEELDDWLRRRALANEETGGSRTYVVCIGTRVVGYYALANGAVAQEMTTGKIRRNMPDPVPVMILGRLAVDQAYQGRGIGQGLLRDAVLRTLQASEIAGIRVLLVHAISEDARQFSEKWGFATSPVDPMTLMITLKEARGILG; encoded by the coding sequence ATGACCAGAACTGCGGAGAAAATCAGTGAACCGGAGCGATTGACGCCGAAACACAAGATTTCGAAGTTTGATTGTGGCGTTGAGGAGCTTGATGATTGGCTTCGGCGCAGGGCACTGGCTAATGAGGAAACCGGAGGGTCGCGGACTTATGTTGTGTGTATCGGGACCCGTGTTGTTGGATACTATGCACTTGCTAATGGTGCGGTGGCACAAGAGATGACGACAGGAAAAATTCGGCGAAATATGCCGGACCCTGTGCCCGTCATGATTCTTGGCCGGCTTGCGGTTGATCAAGCGTACCAGGGCCGGGGTATCGGGCAAGGTCTATTGCGGGATGCAGTTCTACGAACACTACAGGCCTCCGAGATCGCAGGCATTCGGGTTTTACTAGTTCACGCGATTTCAGAGGATGCCCGCCAGTTTTCCGAGAAATGGGGTTTTGCAACGTCTCCGGTGGATCCAATGACCCTGATGATTACTTTGAAAGAGGCAAGAGGGATACTAGGATAG
- a CDS encoding DNA internalization-related competence protein ComEC/Rec2, translating to MDFYFFFWTTYKSTDQEKLNFDSLGKKIGTVSWSFFLVLLLGLFYFQWDIQRIEAVSDRLPSEKGKVLLTGWVSSPVRHLEGRLSFLLQGEYFQTPNEEVRIPGKIKFSIYDPETKILYGDHIQVVTRLKKPKGFINPRGFDYGLYQKRHGVIATASVFKGQEIQKIGNEGNPFLRTMAILREKVRESAISSLEGSDSGIFLAMILGERGGLNQEIRERFMASGTTHILSISGSHLGFVALVSFFIFRWALLRLPASFILRMGVFLIPTQWAALLTILPVTFYAFLAGGEVATLRALLMILISMVAICIQRADRLFNAFAIAILAILIWDPQALFDISFQLSYLSVFIILIALDQPSAEPEELEEEVLKGVKSRIKQVLDWAKKGMVLSFLITIGTAPLVLYYFNQFPWVGIFSNLIIGPFAGLVIVPLGLLSCVLALVMDSTLLPLAGLNQFFLSLFYELVTLFSSVPGGKIFLPSPPISIIFFYFVFFLAAIYWQGRWMKQTIAVCFASLLVWVWLGSAFTFPANGELQITFLDVGQGDGAVIRFPHGETMVVDGGAARGDFDIGRLVVAPYLWNSGIRHLNYVVVSHPQSDHEGGIPFLLNQFSIGEVWGNGYQRDLPFHENFEKVIEEKNLSYHIVSRGKKLTMAEETFISLLNPSNVVPVSNIPSNSRMNNNRSVVVRIQHGKHSFLFTGDIEKEGERDLVRSGRSLKTTVLKVPHHGSKGSVDPDFLNQVCPQVAVISVGGRNPYGHPAPPTLKAYDSLLSRIYRTDQDGGVMVKSDGENLRITRAVDLLLEPVKLEKGIIKREFENWRRVFL from the coding sequence TTGGATTTTTATTTTTTTTTTTGGACAACCTACAAATCCACTGATCAAGAAAAATTAAATTTCGATTCACTTGGTAAAAAGATCGGAACTGTTTCTTGGTCATTCTTTCTGGTACTTCTCCTCGGCCTTTTTTATTTCCAATGGGATATCCAACGGATCGAGGCGGTTTCAGACCGTCTCCCTTCCGAAAAAGGAAAAGTCCTTCTGACCGGATGGGTTTCAAGTCCGGTACGGCATTTGGAAGGGCGTTTAAGTTTTCTCCTTCAAGGGGAATATTTCCAGACACCTAATGAAGAGGTAAGAATCCCCGGAAAAATAAAATTTTCCATCTATGATCCCGAAACGAAAATCCTTTATGGAGACCATATTCAAGTCGTTACCCGTCTTAAAAAACCAAAAGGGTTTATCAACCCGAGGGGTTTTGATTACGGGTTGTACCAAAAGCGGCACGGTGTCATAGCAACCGCATCGGTTTTCAAAGGACAAGAGATCCAAAAGATTGGAAATGAGGGAAATCCTTTTTTGCGAACAATGGCGATCTTAAGGGAAAAAGTTCGAGAATCCGCCATATCGTCCTTGGAGGGTTCTGATTCGGGCATTTTTCTGGCCATGATCCTTGGAGAAAGAGGAGGATTAAACCAAGAAATCAGAGAGCGTTTTATGGCTTCGGGCACCACCCATATTCTCTCCATATCGGGGTCTCACCTGGGTTTTGTGGCGCTGGTCTCTTTTTTTATTTTCCGGTGGGCTCTTCTGCGTCTTCCCGCATCTTTTATTCTTCGAATGGGGGTTTTTTTAATTCCCACTCAATGGGCTGCCCTTTTGACCATCCTTCCCGTTACTTTTTATGCATTTTTGGCAGGGGGAGAAGTGGCCACCCTGCGTGCCCTTTTGATGATCCTCATCAGTATGGTGGCCATTTGCATACAAAGGGCGGATCGCCTTTTCAATGCTTTTGCCATTGCCATATTAGCCATTCTAATTTGGGACCCACAGGCCCTTTTTGATATTTCGTTTCAGCTTTCCTATCTTTCCGTTTTCATCATATTGATTGCCCTGGATCAGCCTTCCGCTGAACCCGAAGAATTGGAAGAGGAAGTTCTCAAAGGGGTGAAAAGTCGAATCAAACAGGTTTTGGATTGGGCCAAAAAAGGAATGGTTCTTTCCTTTTTAATTACCATCGGTACCGCACCTTTGGTTTTATACTATTTTAATCAATTTCCTTGGGTGGGTATTTTTTCAAATCTTATTATCGGGCCTTTCGCAGGCCTTGTAATTGTTCCATTGGGTTTATTATCCTGTGTGTTGGCCCTTGTAATGGACTCAACCCTTCTTCCCCTTGCGGGCCTCAATCAATTTTTCCTTTCTCTTTTTTATGAATTGGTAACCCTATTTTCCTCGGTACCCGGAGGAAAAATTTTTCTTCCTTCACCGCCCATTTCAATCATATTCTTTTACTTTGTTTTCTTTCTTGCAGCGATTTATTGGCAGGGGAGGTGGATGAAACAAACCATTGCCGTTTGCTTTGCTTCTTTATTGGTATGGGTCTGGCTTGGAAGTGCCTTCACCTTTCCGGCCAACGGGGAGTTACAGATTACCTTTCTTGATGTGGGCCAGGGGGATGGGGCTGTGATCCGTTTTCCCCATGGAGAGACCATGGTGGTGGATGGGGGAGCTGCCAGAGGGGATTTTGATATCGGCCGCTTGGTGGTTGCGCCTTATCTATGGAATAGTGGAATTCGACATCTTAATTATGTGGTGGTGAGTCACCCTCAATCCGACCATGAAGGAGGAATTCCCTTCCTACTGAATCAATTCTCGATCGGAGAGGTTTGGGGAAATGGTTATCAAAGAGACCTCCCTTTTCATGAAAATTTTGAAAAGGTGATTGAGGAAAAAAACCTTTCCTATCATATCGTTTCCCGCGGAAAAAAACTCACAATGGCCGAGGAGACCTTTATCTCCCTTCTCAATCCTTCCAATGTGGTTCCCGTTTCAAATATCCCTTCCAATAGCCGGATGAATAATAACCGGTCGGTGGTTGTTCGGATTCAGCATGGGAAACATTCTTTTCTTTTCACCGGAGATATTGAAAAGGAAGGGGAGAGGGATTTAGTGAGATCAGGGAGATCATTAAAAACAACGGTTCTAAAAGTTCCCCATCACGGAAGCAAAGGCTCCGTTGATCCTGATTTTTTAAATCAGGTTTGCCCACAGGTGGCGGTCATCTCCGTGGGCGGAAGAAATCCCTATGGTCACCCCGCGCCTCCAACCCTCAAAGCCTATGATTCTCTCTTATCCAGAATCTACCGGACCGATCAGGATGGCGGGGTGATGGTCAAAAGCGACGGGGAAAATCTTCGGATTACACGAGCGGTGGATCTTTTGTTGGAACCTGTAAAATTGGAAAAGGGAATTATTAAAAGGGAATTTGAAAACTGGAGAAGGGTTTTTTTGTAG
- a CDS encoding cytochrome c3 family protein, translating into MFGKHYIYVFYFLFVLSIGIQPWWPGSIQGADDPFLGVSQTPHNLSLSSSMNPCLACHIEGPPNQVKEKRKVEDGGNPLWVKNNFSHFTPFSTKISLSPEKIEKRPNGASFDCLSCHDGVVAMDAHKMGIREEGASDLNWLLGGFFEPIGGTGDREFQFLDHPVSISYPRNSDGQFVGTETTVTQLRYWSIPNRTSNGIDLPTGPRSKYLVVTPERENSSSMLVRTTAGLVECDSCHNPHNNDKSAFLRESGHTLCLICHNR; encoded by the coding sequence GTGTTTGGAAAGCATTACATATACGTTTTTTATTTTCTGTTTGTCCTATCCATTGGAATTCAACCGTGGTGGCCGGGCTCAATACAGGGTGCAGATGACCCTTTTCTAGGGGTCTCTCAAACACCTCATAATCTTTCTCTTTCTTCATCCATGAACCCTTGTTTGGCCTGCCACATTGAGGGTCCACCCAATCAGGTTAAAGAGAAAAGAAAAGTTGAGGATGGGGGAAATCCCCTTTGGGTAAAGAACAATTTTTCTCATTTCACCCCTTTTTCAACGAAAATCAGCCTTTCCCCTGAAAAAATAGAGAAGCGTCCCAATGGGGCCTCTTTTGATTGCCTATCCTGCCATGATGGGGTGGTGGCTATGGATGCCCACAAAATGGGAATTCGGGAAGAGGGTGCATCTGATTTAAACTGGCTTCTGGGCGGTTTTTTTGAACCCATTGGTGGAACCGGAGACCGGGAATTTCAATTTTTAGATCATCCCGTTTCCATTTCCTATCCCAGAAACAGTGATGGTCAGTTTGTCGGAACGGAAACAACCGTAACACAGCTTCGGTATTGGTCCATTCCAAACCGTACTTCAAATGGAATTGACCTTCCAACCGGGCCGCGTTCAAAATACCTGGTGGTCACACCGGAGAGAGAAAATTCCAGCTCCATGCTGGTTCGGACTACTGCGGGCCTAGTGGAGTGTGACAGTTGCCATAATCCACACAACAACGACAAATCCGCTTTTTTAAGAGAGTCCGGGCATACCCTGTGTCTCATCTGCCATAACCGGTAG
- the glmM gene encoding phosphoglucosamine mutase codes for MKRLFGTDGVRGIANREPMTCETTLKLGRAAAHLFKDRTGRHRVVIGKDTRLSGYMLESALTSGICSMGVDVLLVGPIPTPAIAFLTRSFRADAGVVISGSHNPFEDNGIKFFSRDGFKLPDLIERKIEKLIFSGEIDSIRPTADDIGKAYRVDDADGRYVEFVKSSFPKGLTLEGMKVVVDCANGATYKVTPTVLRELGADVIVLGDEPNGTNINLGCGSLYPAGLQNAVLAHKADVGFAHDGDGDRVVFCDEKGQIVDGDAILAACASELLKEGRLNEKKVVATVMSNLGFELAMKEMGIQVLRTPVGDRYVLEAMIREGCNLGGEQSGHIIFLDYNTTGDGLITALQVLALLQKKGEQCSDFMNCMTRYPQVLLNVKVRERHALEGIPSVRDKIRDIEKRLKGMGRVLVRYSGTESVVRVMMEGEQEESIRQMAEELAEEVQKSLG; via the coding sequence ATGAAGCGTTTGTTCGGTACAGATGGAGTTAGGGGAATTGCCAACCGGGAACCCATGACTTGTGAGACGACACTGAAATTGGGCCGTGCGGCTGCTCATTTATTCAAAGATCGAACCGGAAGGCACCGGGTGGTGATTGGAAAAGACACGAGGCTCTCAGGGTATATGTTGGAAAGCGCTTTGACCTCCGGCATCTGTTCTATGGGGGTAGATGTCCTTCTGGTGGGTCCTATTCCCACACCCGCCATTGCTTTTCTCACCCGAAGTTTCCGAGCGGATGCTGGTGTTGTGATTTCTGGGTCTCATAACCCCTTTGAAGATAATGGGATAAAATTTTTCTCAAGAGATGGTTTCAAATTACCCGATCTCATAGAAAGAAAGATTGAAAAGTTAATTTTTTCCGGAGAGATTGACTCGATCCGACCCACTGCGGATGACATCGGAAAAGCCTACCGTGTTGATGATGCGGACGGGCGGTATGTAGAGTTTGTTAAAAGTTCATTTCCAAAAGGGCTTACGCTGGAGGGAATGAAAGTAGTGGTGGATTGCGCCAATGGGGCGACGTATAAGGTGACTCCCACCGTCTTAAGGGAACTGGGGGCTGATGTGATTGTGTTGGGGGACGAGCCCAATGGAACCAATATCAATTTGGGATGTGGGTCCTTGTATCCGGCGGGATTGCAAAATGCGGTGTTGGCCCACAAAGCGGACGTGGGTTTTGCCCACGATGGCGATGGGGATCGGGTTGTTTTTTGCGATGAGAAGGGTCAAATTGTGGATGGGGATGCCATCTTGGCCGCCTGCGCATCGGAATTATTAAAAGAGGGTCGATTAAATGAAAAAAAGGTGGTGGCAACCGTAATGAGCAATTTGGGGTTTGAGTTGGCCATGAAAGAGATGGGCATTCAAGTTCTGAGGACGCCTGTTGGAGATCGATATGTTTTGGAGGCGATGATACGGGAGGGATGCAATCTGGGAGGAGAGCAATCGGGGCATATTATTTTTTTGGATTACAATACGACGGGGGATGGACTCATTACTGCCTTGCAGGTTTTGGCCCTTCTTCAGAAAAAAGGAGAGCAGTGTTCAGACTTTATGAATTGCATGACCCGGTACCCCCAAGTTTTATTGAATGTGAAAGTAAGGGAAAGACATGCCCTTGAAGGGATTCCATCGGTTCGGGATAAAATCCGGGATATCGAAAAACGGCTAAAAGGGATGGGGCGGGTTTTGGTACGTTATTCAGGAACGGAGTCCGTGGTGCGGGTGATGATGGAAGGGGAACAGGAAGAGAGTATTCGTCAGATGGCGGAGGAGTTAGCGGAGGAGGTTCAAAAGTCTTTGGGTTAG